One genomic region from Polynucleobacter sp. MWH-P3-07-1 encodes:
- the thiD gene encoding bifunctional hydroxymethylpyrimidine kinase/phosphomethylpyrimidine kinase encodes MKTLLPTSVQIPKVLTIAGSDSGGGAGIQADLKVITSLGAYGLSVITAITAQNTLGVTAIQDIDLQIIEAQIDAVLSDIGADSVKIGMLASPEIVQLVAKSLRKHGVTRIILDPVLRATSGASLGGDDTAQAMISELFPMASLVTPNLEEASLLLGRDIYQVDDFKSAADELLALGPQAVLIKGGHLDAKHDELTDFLMWRSIEDGLEITQSKEFKHRRIDTENTHGTGCSLSAAIATYLADGHDLAHSVAKAIAYVEAGLEAGRYLSIGEGSGPLWPMFEFYPTSLPQEDR; translated from the coding sequence ATGAAGACCCTGCTTCCGACTTCCGTCCAGATCCCCAAAGTACTGACCATTGCTGGCTCCGATAGCGGGGGAGGTGCTGGGATCCAGGCGGACCTCAAGGTCATTACCTCCTTAGGCGCTTATGGTTTGTCAGTGATTACGGCAATCACCGCCCAAAATACATTGGGCGTTACTGCGATTCAGGATATTGATTTGCAGATTATCGAGGCTCAAATTGATGCAGTCCTCAGTGATATCGGCGCTGATTCAGTCAAAATTGGAATGTTGGCTAGTCCAGAAATTGTGCAGCTGGTTGCCAAATCCTTGCGAAAACATGGTGTTACCAGAATCATTTTAGATCCTGTGTTGCGAGCAACATCTGGGGCAAGTTTGGGTGGCGACGATACTGCGCAGGCGATGATCAGTGAATTATTTCCGATGGCTAGCCTAGTAACACCCAACTTAGAAGAGGCCTCTTTACTGCTGGGCCGTGATATCTATCAAGTTGATGACTTCAAATCTGCCGCAGATGAATTATTAGCCTTAGGTCCTCAGGCGGTTTTGATTAAGGGCGGCCATTTGGATGCAAAGCATGATGAACTCACCGATTTTTTGATGTGGCGCAGTATTGAAGACGGCCTAGAAATTACTCAATCAAAAGAGTTTAAGCACCGTCGTATTGATACAGAAAATACGCATGGCACAGGCTGCTCCCTTTCGGCCGCAATTGCAACTTATCTAGCGGATGGGCATGATTTGGCTCATTCTGTAGCAAAAGCTATTGCCTATGTTGAAGCAGGGCTTGAGGCGGGGCGTTACCTATCGATCGGAGAAGGGTCGGGACCGCTTTGGCCAATGTTTGAGTTTTACCCAACATCATTGCCTCAAGAGGATCGATAG